A region of Bacillus cabrialesii DNA encodes the following proteins:
- the mgfK gene encoding gluconeogenesis morphogenetic factor — protein sequence MGQKPKIAIFGGGTGLSVLLRGLKHKPVDITAIVTVADDGGSSGRLRNELKIPPPGDIRNVLAALSDVEPLVEDLFQHRFNKGNDLTGHSLGNLILAAMTNITGDFFHAVTEMSKVLNVRGKVLPAANASVVLHAEMEDGRVVSGESTIPAYGQRIKRVFLTPEQIDPLPETIDVIREADLIIIGPGSLYTSILPNLLVPKIGEEVVKAPAKKVYICNVMTQPGETLHYTAADHVKALNQHMGCGFIDTILVNSEDIPDEIKRKYEMESARPVDFDIEELKAMGLEVIRDQIVTYKNDVIRHDTHKVASLLVDLLKE from the coding sequence ATGGGACAAAAGCCGAAAATCGCAATCTTTGGCGGCGGTACGGGACTTTCTGTATTGCTTCGGGGCTTAAAGCATAAACCTGTTGACATTACGGCCATTGTAACAGTTGCCGATGATGGAGGAAGCTCTGGCCGTCTGCGGAATGAACTGAAAATTCCGCCTCCCGGAGACATCAGAAATGTGCTTGCCGCTTTATCAGATGTGGAGCCGCTTGTTGAAGATCTCTTTCAGCACCGCTTCAATAAGGGAAATGACTTAACAGGGCATTCTCTCGGGAATTTGATTTTGGCAGCGATGACAAATATAACCGGTGATTTTTTTCACGCTGTCACAGAAATGAGCAAGGTGCTGAATGTAAGAGGAAAGGTTTTGCCAGCTGCCAATGCCAGTGTCGTTCTGCATGCTGAGATGGAAGACGGCCGCGTGGTCTCAGGCGAGTCCACGATTCCGGCGTACGGACAGCGCATTAAGCGTGTTTTTCTCACGCCTGAACAAATTGATCCGCTGCCGGAAACGATAGACGTGATCAGGGAAGCGGATTTGATTATTATCGGTCCGGGAAGCCTCTATACAAGCATTCTTCCCAATTTGCTCGTCCCAAAAATCGGAGAAGAAGTGGTGAAGGCGCCGGCGAAAAAAGTATACATTTGCAACGTGATGACTCAGCCCGGCGAAACGCTTCATTACACCGCTGCCGATCATGTGAAAGCGCTCAATCAGCATATGGGCTGCGGTTTTATTGATACGATATTAGTGAACAGTGAAGACATTCCTGACGAAATAAAACGTAAGTACGAAATGGAATCGGCGCGCCCTGTTGATTTTGATATCGAAGAGCTGAAAGCAATGGGGCTTGAAGTCATCAGAGATCAAATCGTAACGTATAAAAATGACGTAATTCGTCACGATACACATAAAGTGGCCTCTCTTCTTGTCGATTTACTGAAAGAATGA